One genomic region from Ornithinicoccus hortensis encodes:
- a CDS encoding FtsX-like permease family protein, giving the protein MGSLALVLRRARAGLGLLSTILLLAAATTAIIAGTLGYSAAAATVAARQALTDAVPTEAGIRVQTRVADDPAAQDAAARRIIDEAFAGTDVRIQYTTVSEPRTVADHEGRVIAVASSSLLADDPEFAERVTVVEGAWPEAATQDGTVPGALHAGAAERWGVTVGDTLTVGEAKVTVTALWRAVDPQAAFWFGDPLVATGGEDSTVGPLVVDPGAITALGGAPFARWTVQPDPDDIQPSDMPTLAAAASKLQNAMKTDEVDVRGVTVEGDLAPTAATAARNLATAQALNVVPVILLLLVSVIAIVQIARLQSQSRSGEIELLIARGASRRQVLRWTLVEALGTTVVATALGTAAALLVMRSVPAGDQQTDTVVRVGILTGISVLLALALVALLQVRTLAARTATDRSGRTRTVAALGTLLFTLGAAALSWWQLRRYGSPLVTADDGSLTTDLVAGAAPALLLAAVAVIAMALLGPIGRIAESLTRPARGLGAHLASAQVSRRLVVYAVPVVLTVLAVGTTTVSAMYAATSAHLRTQLTELAEGADVRASLASGPEDRGAAFRTPASALPSIQEAPGVTAALPVWQARTRLAVGTPESQVLAMPVDRMGGVAHDPEGIDTAALGTALQPADAFADWGALELPEGASEITLDVAVETSLEGDLEEEFEEALRLWREANEAPFASAPPEDVDEILEEALANYAFWIDATPDAGLTAWVQDVDSGTVVPLTLEPVRYGFDIQRDGVEITSHPEETRGSTTLTLPGAGTQRLLGLTVETEEFGTTYLMDFRITGITSDLDPDTNLLAGAPELGWGDPQLPVEQDRDAGTLGFRGEVGQSFSFRGDVSRRPILMFPSEPTEGTVEGVDGGSGRTLVTPDPVPIAVTESLASASNLEVGSRLTLNAFGVPSDAEVALVVPAVPGTTAPDAVLVDSRTLAQSAMPAQQAMPQPDQVWITSDDPERTVEAVGADPSFASVTGPGTVSVTDAASAVRLVFWVASTGAVLLAFTGIAAVTAALLAARRAEVAVLRALGMTPGGQARSRGAELFGVVGVAGLLGLAAGWLVGAMVIPDLARSTTVAGQAVLPAALRLEAAPWATLLGLLLVAILGLVGALAWQVRRHALDNEYREEIR; this is encoded by the coding sequence ATGGGTTCGCTGGCGCTCGTCCTCCGTCGCGCCCGCGCAGGCCTCGGCCTCCTCTCCACCATCCTGCTGCTCGCGGCAGCCACGACCGCGATCATCGCCGGCACGCTGGGCTACAGCGCCGCCGCCGCGACCGTGGCCGCCCGCCAGGCGCTCACCGACGCCGTCCCCACGGAGGCCGGCATCCGGGTGCAGACCCGGGTCGCCGACGACCCGGCCGCGCAGGACGCGGCCGCCCGCCGGATCATCGACGAGGCGTTCGCCGGGACCGACGTCCGGATCCAGTACACGACCGTCTCCGAGCCGCGGACCGTGGCCGACCACGAGGGCCGGGTGATCGCCGTGGCCAGCAGCTCGCTACTGGCGGACGACCCCGAGTTCGCCGAGCGGGTCACCGTCGTGGAGGGCGCCTGGCCGGAGGCCGCGACCCAGGACGGGACCGTCCCCGGCGCCCTGCACGCCGGCGCCGCGGAGCGGTGGGGGGTCACCGTCGGGGACACCCTGACCGTGGGTGAGGCGAAGGTCACGGTGACCGCGCTGTGGCGGGCCGTGGACCCCCAGGCCGCCTTCTGGTTCGGCGACCCGCTGGTCGCCACGGGGGGCGAGGACTCCACGGTCGGCCCCCTGGTGGTCGACCCGGGCGCGATCACCGCCCTGGGCGGCGCGCCGTTCGCCCGCTGGACCGTCCAGCCGGACCCCGACGACATCCAGCCCTCCGACATGCCGACGCTCGCCGCCGCGGCCTCCAAGCTGCAGAACGCGATGAAGACCGACGAGGTCGACGTCCGCGGCGTCACCGTCGAGGGCGACCTCGCCCCGACCGCCGCGACCGCCGCGCGCAACCTGGCCACCGCCCAGGCACTCAACGTGGTCCCGGTGATCCTGCTCCTGCTGGTCAGCGTGATCGCCATCGTGCAGATCGCCCGGCTCCAGTCCCAGTCCCGCTCCGGCGAGATCGAGCTGCTGATCGCCCGGGGGGCCTCCCGGCGCCAGGTCCTCCGGTGGACCCTCGTCGAGGCGCTGGGCACCACCGTGGTCGCCACCGCCCTCGGGACCGCCGCGGCGCTGCTGGTCATGCGCTCCGTGCCGGCCGGCGACCAACAGACCGACACCGTCGTGCGGGTGGGCATCCTCACCGGCATCTCGGTGCTGCTCGCGCTGGCGCTGGTCGCGCTCCTGCAGGTGCGCACGCTCGCCGCCCGCACCGCCACCGACCGGTCCGGACGCACCCGCACCGTCGCCGCGCTCGGCACGCTGCTGTTCACCCTCGGCGCGGCCGCGCTGTCCTGGTGGCAGCTGCGCCGCTACGGCTCCCCCCTGGTCACCGCCGACGACGGGAGCCTGACCACCGACCTGGTCGCCGGCGCCGCCCCCGCGCTGCTGCTGGCCGCGGTCGCGGTGATCGCGATGGCCCTGCTCGGCCCGATCGGGCGCATCGCCGAGTCCCTCACCCGGCCGGCCCGTGGGCTGGGGGCACACCTCGCCTCCGCCCAGGTATCCCGCCGCCTCGTGGTGTATGCCGTCCCGGTCGTCCTCACCGTCCTCGCCGTCGGGACCACGACCGTGTCCGCCATGTATGCGGCCACCTCCGCCCACCTGCGCACCCAGCTGACCGAGCTCGCCGAGGGGGCGGACGTGCGGGCCTCGCTGGCCAGCGGGCCCGAAGACCGGGGCGCGGCCTTCCGCACCCCGGCGTCCGCCCTCCCGAGCATCCAGGAGGCGCCCGGGGTGACCGCCGCCCTGCCCGTGTGGCAGGCCCGCACCCGGCTCGCGGTCGGCACACCGGAGAGCCAGGTCCTGGCGATGCCGGTCGACCGGATGGGCGGGGTCGCCCACGACCCCGAGGGGATCGACACCGCCGCCCTGGGTACCGCGCTCCAACCGGCCGACGCCTTCGCCGACTGGGGCGCCCTGGAACTGCCGGAGGGCGCCTCCGAGATCACCCTCGACGTCGCCGTGGAGACCTCCCTGGAGGGCGACCTGGAGGAGGAGTTCGAGGAGGCGCTGCGGCTGTGGCGGGAGGCCAACGAGGCACCCTTCGCCTCGGCACCGCCGGAGGACGTCGACGAGATCCTCGAGGAGGCCCTGGCCAACTACGCCTTCTGGATCGACGCGACGCCCGACGCCGGCCTGACCGCCTGGGTCCAGGACGTCGACAGCGGCACCGTCGTCCCGCTGACGCTGGAGCCGGTCCGCTACGGGTTCGACATCCAGCGGGACGGCGTCGAGATCACCAGCCACCCCGAGGAGACCCGGGGCAGCACCACGCTGACCCTGCCCGGCGCCGGGACGCAGCGGCTGCTCGGCCTGACCGTGGAGACCGAGGAGTTCGGCACCACCTACCTGATGGACTTCCGGATCACCGGGATCACCTCCGACCTCGACCCCGACACCAACCTGCTGGCCGGGGCGCCGGAGCTCGGCTGGGGGGACCCGCAACTGCCGGTCGAGCAGGACCGCGACGCGGGCACGCTCGGCTTCCGCGGCGAGGTGGGGCAGAGCTTCTCCTTCCGCGGCGACGTCAGCCGGCGCCCCATCCTGATGTTCCCGTCCGAGCCCACGGAGGGGACCGTCGAGGGCGTCGACGGCGGGTCCGGTCGCACACTCGTCACACCCGACCCGGTGCCGATCGCGGTGACCGAGTCGCTGGCGAGCGCGAGCAACCTGGAGGTCGGCTCACGGCTGACCCTGAACGCCTTCGGCGTGCCCTCCGACGCCGAGGTCGCCCTCGTGGTGCCGGCCGTGCCCGGCACCACCGCGCCGGACGCCGTGCTGGTCGACAGCCGGACCCTCGCCCAGAGCGCCATGCCGGCGCAACAGGCGATGCCCCAGCCCGACCAGGTGTGGATCACCAGCGACGACCCGGAGCGCACCGTCGAGGCCGTCGGCGCCGACCCGTCCTTCGCCAGCGTGACGGGCCCGGGGACGGTGAGCGTCACCGACGCCGCGTCCGCCGTCCGACTGGTCTTCTGGGTCGCCTCCACCGGCGCGGTGCTGCTGGCCTTCACCGGGATCGCCGCGGTGACCGCCGCGCTGCTCGCCGCCCGCCGCGCCGAGGTGGCGGTCCTGCGCGCCCTGGGCATGACGCCCGGGGGGCAGGCCCGCTCCCGCGGCGCAGAACTGTTCGGGGTGGTCGGCGTCGCCGGCCTGCTCGGCCTCGCGGCCGGCTGGCTGGTCGGCGCCATGGTCATCCCCGACCTGGCCCGCAGCACCACCGTCGCCGGGCAGGCCGTGCTCCCGGCGGCCCTCCGGCTCGAGGCGGCGCCGTGGGCCACCCTCCTGGGCCTGCTCCTCGTCGCCATCCTCGGGCTGGTGGGCGCGCTCGCCTGGCAGGTCCGCCGCCACGCCCTCGACAACGAATACCGGGAGGAGATCCGGTGA
- a CDS encoding phenylacetate--CoA ligase family protein: MSLPEITPAPDLFDEAENWSVDQLRSEQLSRLQDGVRRAYRVEHYRRQMDERGVHPDDIKDLADVRLLPFTTKADLRENYPFGMFAVPREECVRVHASSGTTGRPTVVGYTKGDIEVWAGLVARSLRASGVRPGDLVQVSYGYGLFTGGLGAHYGAERLGCTVIPMSGGQTEKQIQLITDFGPRAIMVTPSYFLALLDHLEATGRPADSTSLEIGVFGAEPWTEAMRQEIQERAGMHACDIFGLSEMMGPGVAQECVETKDGLHLWEDHFLPEIIDPVTEEPVPDGEVGELVLTAMTREAMPVLRYRTRDLTALLPGTARPAFRRMAKVTGRSDDLMIVRGVNVFPTQIEELVLELPGLTPHFQCVLTRPGRMDELTVNVEGSPSLGQEERDRLSRELAHRIKSRIGTTAQVVVLGEGGIERSVGKARRIVDQRDLR, encoded by the coding sequence ATGTCACTGCCCGAGATCACCCCCGCCCCCGATCTCTTCGACGAGGCGGAGAACTGGTCGGTGGACCAGTTGCGCAGCGAGCAGCTCTCCCGGTTGCAGGACGGGGTGCGGCGCGCCTACCGCGTCGAGCACTACCGGCGGCAGATGGACGAGCGAGGGGTACATCCCGACGACATCAAGGACCTGGCGGACGTGCGGCTGCTGCCGTTCACCACCAAGGCCGACCTCCGGGAGAACTACCCGTTCGGGATGTTCGCGGTGCCCCGCGAGGAGTGCGTGCGGGTCCACGCCTCGTCCGGGACAACGGGGCGGCCGACCGTCGTCGGCTACACCAAGGGCGACATCGAGGTGTGGGCCGGTCTCGTGGCCCGTTCGCTGCGCGCCTCGGGCGTGCGCCCGGGCGACCTGGTGCAGGTGTCCTACGGCTACGGGCTGTTCACCGGCGGGCTGGGCGCGCACTACGGAGCGGAGCGGCTCGGCTGCACCGTGATCCCGATGAGCGGCGGCCAGACCGAGAAGCAGATCCAGCTGATCACCGACTTCGGCCCGCGGGCGATCATGGTGACCCCGTCCTACTTCCTGGCGCTGCTGGACCACCTGGAGGCGACCGGACGGCCCGCCGACTCCACGTCGCTGGAGATCGGGGTGTTCGGTGCCGAGCCGTGGACCGAGGCGATGCGCCAGGAGATCCAGGAACGGGCCGGCATGCACGCCTGCGACATCTTCGGGCTCTCCGAGATGATGGGCCCCGGGGTGGCGCAGGAGTGCGTGGAGACCAAGGACGGGCTGCACCTGTGGGAGGACCATTTCCTGCCCGAGATCATCGACCCGGTCACCGAAGAACCGGTCCCGGACGGCGAGGTCGGTGAGTTGGTGCTCACCGCGATGACCCGGGAGGCGATGCCCGTGCTGCGCTACCGGACCCGCGACCTCACCGCGCTGCTGCCCGGCACCGCCCGCCCCGCGTTCCGCCGGATGGCCAAGGTCACCGGGCGCTCGGACGACCTGATGATCGTGCGCGGCGTCAACGTCTTCCCCACCCAGATCGAGGAGCTGGTGCTGGAGCTTCCGGGGTTGACCCCGCACTTCCAGTGCGTGCTGACCCGGCCCGGCCGGATGGACGAGCTGACCGTGAACGTCGAGGGCTCGCCCTCCCTGGGGCAGGAGGAACGCGACCGGCTGTCGCGGGAGCTGGCGCACCGGATCAAGTCGCGGATCGGCACCACCGCCCAGGTCGTCGTCCTCGGCGAGGGCGGCATCGAACGCTCCGTCGGCAAGGCCCGCCGGATCGTGGACCAGCGCGACCTGCGCTGA
- the paaI gene encoding hydroxyphenylacetyl-CoA thioesterase PaaI, protein MSDADLTHVRTMWADDKASAHLGIECLEVGLEDSPRGPLGHARTRMPVTDTMVNGHDICHGGYIFTLADSTFALACNAGGALTVAAGADVTFVTSARHGDVLLAEARERTTYGRSGVTDVTVTRESDGAVVAEFRGRSRSIKPPTR, encoded by the coding sequence ATGAGCGATGCCGACCTGACCCACGTGCGGACCATGTGGGCGGACGACAAGGCCTCGGCCCACCTGGGCATCGAGTGCCTCGAGGTCGGGCTGGAGGACTCACCCCGCGGGCCGCTCGGCCACGCCCGGACCCGGATGCCGGTCACCGACACCATGGTGAACGGGCACGACATCTGCCACGGCGGCTACATCTTCACCCTCGCCGACTCCACCTTCGCGCTGGCCTGCAACGCCGGGGGCGCCCTCACCGTGGCGGCCGGCGCGGACGTCACCTTCGTCACCTCGGCCCGGCACGGGGACGTGCTGCTCGCCGAGGCCCGGGAACGGACGACATACGGCCGCAGCGGGGTGACCGACGTGACGGTGACCCGCGAGTCCGACGGTGCCGTCGTCGCCGAGTTCCGCGGGCGCTCCCGCTCGATCAAGCCACCCACCCGCTGA
- a CDS encoding 3-hydroxyacyl-CoA dehydrogenase NAD-binding domain-containing protein, translating to MSSPSLSALQESPVAVVGAGAMGAGIAQVAAQAGHVVHLVDAAPGAAAAAREKLSATLERLVTKGKVTGDDAAGTLGRVVVPGGDTLDLAALPEVGLVVEAVVERLDVKRSIFATLAEHQPPSTVLASNTSSLDVTAIAEGLPGEGRVLGLHFFNPPPLMKLVEVVRGERSDPAVLEVAAELVRGWGKTPVQCTSTPGFIVNRVARPFYGEAQRLVEDGTADPATIDLALREHAGFRMGPMELTDLIGQDVNLAVGTSVWEQTDRDPRYAPTALQQDLVAAGRLGRKSGHGVFRYDESGRPVDATPDAGLAARLVGGPVVSDPVARTLAMLVNEAVDLVHRGEATAEDVDTAMRLGTNYPKGPHEWLAALGAPTVVGQLRELDAAFPGGRYRTSPALEEMTR from the coding sequence ATGTCGTCCCCATCGCTGAGCGCACTGCAGGAGTCCCCCGTCGCCGTGGTCGGCGCGGGGGCCATGGGGGCCGGGATCGCCCAGGTCGCCGCCCAGGCCGGGCACGTGGTGCACCTGGTCGACGCGGCCCCGGGAGCGGCGGCCGCGGCCCGGGAGAAGCTCTCGGCGACGCTCGAACGGCTCGTGACCAAGGGCAAGGTCACCGGTGACGACGCGGCCGGCACCCTGGGCCGCGTCGTGGTGCCCGGGGGCGACACCCTCGACCTGGCGGCGCTGCCCGAGGTCGGCCTCGTGGTCGAGGCGGTCGTGGAGCGGCTGGACGTGAAGCGGTCGATCTTCGCCACCCTGGCCGAGCACCAGCCCCCCTCGACGGTGCTGGCCAGCAACACCTCCAGCCTCGACGTCACCGCGATCGCGGAGGGCCTGCCGGGCGAGGGGCGGGTCCTCGGGCTGCACTTCTTCAACCCGCCCCCGCTGATGAAGCTCGTCGAGGTGGTCCGCGGTGAGCGCAGCGACCCCGCCGTCCTGGAGGTGGCCGCCGAGCTGGTCCGCGGCTGGGGCAAGACGCCCGTGCAGTGCACCTCCACCCCCGGCTTCATCGTCAACCGGGTGGCCCGCCCGTTCTACGGCGAGGCCCAGCGGCTGGTGGAGGACGGCACCGCCGACCCCGCCACCATCGACCTGGCGCTGCGGGAGCACGCCGGCTTCCGGATGGGACCGATGGAGCTCACCGACCTGATCGGGCAGGACGTCAACCTCGCGGTCGGCACCAGCGTGTGGGAACAGACCGACCGCGACCCCCGCTACGCCCCCACCGCGCTGCAGCAGGACCTGGTGGCCGCCGGCCGCCTCGGGCGCAAGTCCGGGCACGGGGTCTTCCGGTATGACGAGTCCGGGCGACCCGTGGACGCCACCCCGGACGCGGGGCTGGCCGCCCGGCTGGTGGGCGGCCCGGTCGTGTCCGACCCCGTCGCGCGGACCCTGGCCATGCTCGTCAACGAGGCGGTCGACCTGGTCCACCGGGGCGAGGCGACGGCGGAGGACGTCGACACCGCGATGCGACTCGGCACCAACTACCCGAAGGGTCCCCACGAGTGGCTGGCGGCGCTGGGCGCCCCGACCGTGGTAGGACAGTTGCGGGAACTGGACGCCGCCTTCCCCGGCGGGCGGTACCGGACCAGCCCGGCACTGGAGGAGATGACCCGATGA
- the paaN gene encoding phenylacetic acid degradation protein PaaN, which produces MTQTAPTHLLLDAHREVLEAATAALATREYYSRYPESPSPRVYGETAAEDGQRAFEKARNADFSALADQPGTGETVGSEVSPYGPELGVRYPQLDVDAAVAAATDAIPAWRDAGAEVRAAVCVEIIERINARSHEMAHAVMHTSGQPFVMSFQAGGPHAQDRALEAVVAALVEQQRVPSSVLWEKPTKGDPIRMQKDYQVVPRGIGLVIGCNTFPTWNAYPGIFASLATGNPVVVKPHPRAVLPLAITVAIARDVLEEAGFDRALVQLAAEDDGDGLAKTLALRPEVAIIDYTGGPGFGGWLEKEGAAAGKLVYTEKAGLNTVVLDSTDDLKGTLGNLAFSFSLYSGQMCTAPQNVYVPAAGISTDQGDLTFEEVAEKIAGAIEKFNADDTRAVEILGATVNDDVRGRATDVPALAERLGGQVVLDARPITHPTFPDAVVRVPALISVDAANDTAYTQECFGPVAFVIRTEDTAASLETFARTVREHGAMTASVYSTSEEVLQQAREAAARAGVALSENLTGPIFVNQTAAFSDFHGTGANPAANAAYTDAAFVANRFRVITSRRHVA; this is translated from the coding sequence GTGACCCAGACAGCCCCCACGCACCTGCTCCTCGACGCCCACCGCGAGGTCCTGGAGGCGGCCACCGCCGCCCTGGCGACCCGCGAGTACTACAGCCGCTACCCCGAGTCCCCGTCGCCGCGGGTCTACGGGGAGACCGCCGCCGAAGACGGGCAGCGGGCCTTCGAGAAGGCCCGCAACGCCGACTTCTCCGCGCTCGCGGACCAGCCGGGGACGGGGGAGACCGTCGGCAGCGAGGTCTCGCCCTACGGCCCCGAGCTCGGGGTCCGCTACCCGCAGCTGGACGTGGACGCGGCGGTGGCCGCGGCGACCGACGCGATCCCCGCCTGGCGCGACGCCGGAGCCGAGGTGCGCGCTGCCGTCTGCGTCGAGATCATCGAGCGGATCAACGCGCGGTCGCACGAGATGGCGCACGCCGTGATGCACACCAGCGGCCAGCCGTTCGTGATGTCCTTCCAGGCCGGCGGCCCGCACGCCCAGGACCGGGCGCTGGAGGCCGTGGTCGCCGCGCTCGTGGAGCAGCAGCGGGTGCCGTCCTCGGTGCTCTGGGAGAAGCCGACCAAGGGCGACCCGATCCGGATGCAGAAGGACTACCAGGTGGTCCCGCGCGGCATCGGGCTGGTGATCGGCTGCAACACCTTCCCGACCTGGAACGCCTACCCGGGCATCTTCGCCTCGCTGGCCACCGGCAACCCGGTCGTGGTCAAGCCGCACCCCCGCGCCGTGCTACCGCTGGCGATCACCGTGGCCATCGCCCGGGACGTGCTGGAGGAGGCCGGCTTCGACCGCGCCCTGGTGCAGCTGGCCGCCGAGGACGACGGCGACGGCCTGGCCAAGACCCTGGCGCTGCGTCCGGAGGTCGCGATCATCGACTACACCGGCGGGCCCGGCTTCGGCGGTTGGTTGGAGAAGGAGGGGGCGGCCGCCGGCAAGCTGGTCTACACCGAGAAGGCGGGGCTGAACACCGTCGTCCTGGACTCCACCGACGACCTCAAGGGGACGCTGGGCAACCTGGCGTTCTCGTTCTCCCTCTACTCGGGCCAGATGTGCACCGCCCCGCAGAACGTCTACGTCCCCGCGGCCGGCATCAGCACCGACCAGGGCGACCTGACCTTCGAGGAGGTCGCCGAGAAGATCGCCGGCGCGATCGAGAAGTTCAACGCCGACGACACCCGGGCCGTGGAGATCCTGGGCGCCACCGTCAACGACGACGTGCGCGGCCGCGCCACCGACGTGCCGGCGCTCGCGGAACGTCTCGGGGGCCAGGTGGTGCTGGACGCCCGCCCGATCACCCACCCGACCTTCCCCGACGCTGTGGTGCGGGTCCCCGCCCTGATCAGCGTCGACGCCGCCAACGACACGGCATACACCCAGGAGTGCTTCGGCCCGGTGGCGTTCGTCATCCGCACCGAGGACACCGCCGCCTCGCTGGAGACGTTCGCGCGCACCGTCCGGGAGCACGGGGCGATGACCGCCTCCGTCTACTCCACCTCCGAGGAGGTGCTGCAGCAGGCGCGGGAGGCCGCGGCACGGGCCGGGGTGGCCCTGTCGGAGAACCTCACCGGGCCGATCTTCGTCAACCAGACGGCCGCCTTCAGCGACTTCCACGGCACCGGGGCGAACCCGGCCGCGAACGCCGCCTACACCGACGCCGCGTTCGTGGCCAACCGGTTCCGGGTGATCACCAGCCGCAGGCACGTGGCATGA
- a CDS encoding DUF3817 domain-containing protein, whose product MNLTQVLRFKPFARRIFRVVAVAEAISWALLLVGMYFKWIAETSEVGVQVFGPIHGTIFLIYVVVTFGTASIFGWNWKATLLGLAAAIPPFATWAFEVWALRRGLLASDEGDEPAEPAEPAAATPGVPADRVPGDRVRDG is encoded by the coding sequence ATGAACCTGACCCAGGTGCTGCGGTTCAAGCCGTTCGCCCGCCGGATCTTCCGCGTCGTCGCGGTGGCCGAGGCGATCTCGTGGGCGCTCCTGCTGGTCGGGATGTACTTCAAGTGGATCGCCGAGACCTCCGAGGTGGGGGTGCAGGTCTTCGGGCCGATCCACGGGACGATCTTCCTGATCTACGTGGTGGTCACCTTCGGCACCGCCAGCATCTTCGGGTGGAACTGGAAGGCCACCCTGCTCGGGCTGGCCGCGGCGATCCCGCCCTTCGCCACGTGGGCGTTCGAGGTCTGGGCACTGCGGCGCGGGCTGCTCGCCTCGGACGAGGGCGACGAACCGGCCGAGCCGGCCGAGCCGGCCGCGGCGACACCGGGCGTGCCTGCCGACCGGGTCCCCGGCGACCGGGTCCGGGACGGCTGA
- a CDS encoding NUDIX hydrolase, with translation MPEGTAPLQLRVVPTEDGLGVLTWDGTCSGSSAEAARFWADRAARDVVSAVLEAAFSAGTRRVEVEVPVADRDVRRTLHRAGMRPEGTARGRGTGADGRPVDVVRLARLADDAPPGTREGFISMLNATLPTKRVIGQGVIRDGAGSVLLCELVYKREWDLPGGVVDPRESPAHTVAREVGEELSVSLAPGRLLAVNWLPPYRQWEDAVLLVFDLGVHPDLVDRVVLERSELRAVHWCRPEELGDHVAPYVERHLTRILAADPAAGPLYLEDGTPPGGE, from the coding sequence GTGCCGGAGGGGACCGCGCCGCTGCAGCTGCGGGTCGTGCCGACCGAGGACGGCCTCGGCGTGCTCACCTGGGACGGGACCTGCAGCGGCTCGTCTGCGGAGGCCGCACGCTTCTGGGCCGACCGGGCCGCGCGCGACGTGGTGTCCGCGGTGCTCGAGGCCGCCTTCTCCGCGGGCACCCGCCGGGTCGAGGTCGAGGTGCCGGTGGCGGACCGCGACGTCCGGCGCACCCTGCACCGCGCCGGGATGCGCCCCGAGGGGACGGCGCGGGGCCGCGGCACCGGTGCCGACGGCCGGCCGGTGGACGTGGTGCGGTTGGCCCGCCTCGCCGACGACGCACCGCCCGGCACCCGCGAGGGGTTCATCTCGATGCTCAACGCCACGCTGCCCACCAAGCGGGTGATCGGGCAGGGGGTGATCCGCGACGGCGCCGGGTCCGTGCTGCTCTGCGAGCTGGTCTACAAGCGGGAGTGGGACCTGCCCGGCGGGGTGGTGGACCCGCGCGAGTCGCCCGCCCACACGGTCGCCCGCGAGGTCGGCGAGGAGCTGTCCGTCTCGCTGGCCCCCGGCCGGCTGCTCGCGGTGAACTGGCTGCCGCCCTACCGGCAGTGGGAGGACGCGGTGCTGCTCGTCTTCGACCTCGGCGTGCACCCGGACCTCGTGGACCGGGTGGTCCTCGAGCGCTCGGAGCTGCGGGCGGTGCACTGGTGCCGCCCCGAGGAGCTGGGCGACCACGTGGCGCCGTATGTCGAGCGCCACCTGACCCGGATCCTGGCCGCCGACCCCGCCGCAGGCCCGCTCTACCTGGAAGACGGGACCCCACCGGGCGGCGAGTGA